One genomic segment of Candidatus Limnocylindria bacterium includes these proteins:
- a CDS encoding DUF4332 domain-containing protein, with translation MPGMENDLWKLKGIGPKHTEMLEKIGVDSIKELSKRRADSLVKMIEERHGKVVGLSEKIAQDWIDQAKGWKDSSTAVGEAPKKPVK, from the coding sequence ATGCCGGGCATGGAGAACGATCTATGGAAGCTCAAGGGGATCGGGCCCAAGCACACCGAGATGCTGGAAAAGATCGGGGTCGACTCGATCAAGGAGCTTTCGAAGCGTCGCGCTGACTCGCTTGTGAAGATGATCGAGGAACGGCACGGCAAGGTTGTCGGACTCTCCGAGAAGATTGCTCAGGACTGGATCGATCAGGCCAAGGGGTGGAAAGACTCCTCGACGGCTGTTGGGGAAGCTCCCAAGAAGCCAGTCAAGTAG